One Catalinimonas alkaloidigena DNA window includes the following coding sequences:
- a CDS encoding M28 family peptidase: MKRSLSTSTVPTGKALAFGLGMMLLVSACDDTKTSQTTENSPPPAALVQAPDFNADSAYAFVEAQVAFGPRVPNTPAHRQCGDYLVNYMRGIGWEVQEQNFEATAWDETVLNGRNIISTLNPQANKRILLMAHWDTRPYADQDSVRQREPIEGANDGGSGVAVLMEVARVLQASNLPQNLGVDIIFTDAEDYGQPESERDGAGKQDTWCLGAQHWAKNPHRKGFYYGILLDMVGAEGAQFARDEISMQAAPSVVDRVWKIGTQLGYSSYFSYQTASGLLDEHYYVNRIARIPMIDIIQYDPVHDDYFYEHWHTHEDTLEHINRETLKAVGQTLLQTLFQEAGPVGA; the protein is encoded by the coding sequence ATGAAGAGATCGCTTAGCACCAGTACCGTACCCACCGGAAAAGCCCTGGCCTTTGGGCTCGGAATGATGCTTCTGGTCAGCGCGTGCGACGATACAAAAACGTCTCAGACCACCGAAAATAGCCCTCCCCCAGCGGCATTGGTTCAGGCCCCCGACTTCAATGCCGACTCGGCCTATGCGTTTGTCGAAGCACAGGTGGCGTTCGGCCCGCGCGTACCCAATACGCCCGCGCACCGGCAGTGCGGCGATTACCTGGTCAACTACATGCGGGGCATCGGCTGGGAGGTACAAGAGCAAAATTTCGAGGCTACGGCCTGGGACGAAACGGTCCTGAACGGCCGCAACATCATCAGTACCCTGAATCCACAGGCCAACAAGCGCATCCTGCTAATGGCACACTGGGACACACGTCCTTATGCCGATCAGGATTCGGTGCGGCAGCGCGAACCCATCGAAGGCGCAAACGACGGCGGCAGTGGCGTAGCGGTGCTGATGGAAGTAGCACGGGTGCTTCAGGCATCGAACCTGCCGCAGAACTTGGGGGTAGACATCATTTTTACCGATGCGGAAGACTACGGCCAACCTGAAAGCGAACGCGACGGGGCCGGGAAACAGGATACGTGGTGCCTGGGCGCACAGCACTGGGCCAAAAATCCGCACCGCAAGGGCTTTTACTACGGCATTCTGCTCGATATGGTCGGGGCGGAAGGAGCGCAATTTGCGCGCGACGAAATTTCCATGCAGGCGGCGCCGTCGGTCGTTGACCGGGTATGGAAGATCGGCACTCAACTCGGGTACTCTTCTTATTTCTCGTACCAAACGGCCAGCGGCTTGCTCGACGAGCACTATTACGTCAACCGCATCGCGCGCATCCCGATGATTGACATCATCCAGTACGATCCGGTCCACGACGATTACTTCTACGAGCACTGGCACACGCACGAGGATACGCTGGAGCACATCAACCGCGAAACGCTTAAGGCCGTCGGGCAAACCCTGCTGCAAACGCTCTTTCAGGAAGCCGGACCGGTCGGTGCCTAG
- the cysS gene encoding cysteine--tRNA ligase — protein sequence MVQSLKIYDTLSRQKKDFQPLNPPFVGMYVCGPTVYGEAHLGHARSAITFDTVFRYLTHLKYRVRYVRNITDVGHLSDEVAGEGEDRIAKRARLEQLEPMEVVQYYTNRYHADMAALNTWPPSIEPRASGHITEQIGMIEAILANGFAYEVNGSVYFDVNKYQEANGSYGELSGRVIDDLMTGTRTLDGQSEKRNPLDFALWKRASPEHLMRWPSPWSEGFPGWHLECSVMGGKYLGTQFDIHGGGMDLMFPHHECEIAQSKASHGEAPVRYWMHNNMITINGQKMGRSLNNFINLHQFFSGDHELLDQAYTPMTIRFFVLQAHYRSTLDFSNEALVAARKGYKKMMNGLLALHKLDYPAEEETLNLKLAQQITQLCDQCYQGMNDDFNTAVTIAALFNLVKRINSFAVNPETIGTVSRATFERMKETFGTFVTEVLGLREERAEDQTTLISALLEMYREAKASKAYDRVDRIRADFRQQGLIIKDTKQGVEWAYEE from the coding sequence ATGGTTCAGTCCCTAAAAATTTACGATACACTTTCGCGCCAAAAGAAAGATTTTCAGCCCCTGAATCCTCCTTTCGTAGGCATGTACGTCTGCGGTCCTACGGTCTACGGCGAAGCACACCTGGGGCACGCCCGCTCGGCCATCACGTTCGACACCGTTTTTCGTTACCTGACGCACCTCAAGTACCGCGTGCGCTACGTGCGGAACATCACCGACGTGGGGCACCTGTCCGACGAAGTAGCGGGCGAAGGCGAAGACCGCATTGCCAAACGGGCACGGCTGGAACAACTGGAGCCGATGGAAGTGGTGCAGTACTACACCAACCGCTACCACGCCGACATGGCCGCGCTCAACACCTGGCCGCCCAGCATTGAACCGCGCGCGTCCGGGCACATCACCGAACAGATCGGGATGATCGAGGCCATTCTGGCCAACGGCTTTGCGTACGAGGTGAACGGCTCGGTGTATTTCGACGTCAACAAATACCAGGAGGCCAACGGCAGCTACGGCGAACTGTCAGGGCGGGTGATTGATGACCTGATGACCGGCACACGCACCCTCGACGGGCAAAGCGAAAAACGCAATCCGCTCGATTTTGCCCTCTGGAAGCGCGCCTCTCCCGAACACCTAATGCGGTGGCCGTCGCCCTGGAGCGAAGGGTTTCCGGGCTGGCACCTGGAATGCTCGGTGATGGGCGGCAAGTACCTGGGCACGCAGTTCGACATCCACGGCGGGGGCATGGACCTGATGTTTCCGCACCACGAGTGCGAAATTGCCCAGTCGAAAGCCTCGCACGGCGAAGCGCCGGTACGCTACTGGATGCACAACAACATGATCACGATCAACGGACAGAAAATGGGACGTTCGTTGAACAACTTCATCAACCTGCACCAGTTCTTCTCGGGCGACCATGAACTGCTCGACCAGGCGTATACGCCCATGACCATCCGCTTTTTCGTCTTGCAGGCGCATTACCGCAGCACGCTCGATTTCTCGAACGAGGCGTTGGTGGCGGCCCGCAAAGGCTACAAAAAGATGATGAACGGCCTGCTGGCGCTGCACAAGCTGGACTACCCGGCCGAAGAAGAAACCCTGAACCTAAAGCTGGCACAACAGATCACGCAATTGTGCGACCAGTGCTATCAGGGCATGAACGACGACTTCAACACGGCCGTAACCATCGCGGCGTTGTTCAATCTGGTAAAACGGATCAACTCGTTTGCCGTGAACCCCGAAACCATCGGTACGGTTAGCCGCGCGACGTTCGAGCGGATGAAAGAAACGTTCGGTACGTTCGTTACCGAAGTGCTGGGGTTGCGCGAAGAACGCGCCGAAGACCAGACCACCCTGATCAGTGCGCTGTTGGAAATGTACCGGGAAGCCAAAGCCTCCAAAGCGTACGACCGCGTCGACCGCATTCGGGCCGATTTTCGCCAGCAAGGGTTAATTATCAAAGATACCAAACAGGGCGTCGAGTGGGCCTACGAGGAATAG
- a CDS encoding endonuclease/exonuclease/phosphatase family protein — MGASYVESKEQSSRGAIFYNATSISVKIYSTMFSNAVYVRKRSVYHGLLFLTVLSTVATLASYYFTHISPQVFWPGAFLSLGLPMLLGFNLLLILLWLMVRPSLAVWPLGLLIAGAPFISATVSIRPAELPPVTDSSRTFNVLSYNVSTFISGRHYLKYIGKENALPMVEWVTNSKADILCLQEFYNNDSSSIYNTVERLISSGRPYYYMTPIKNYQDEGGFHSVAIFSRYPIVRGGDVIVGKQSDLNRGLFADIKVANDTVRVYSLHLESMTINEASLFSANSSEKWLQSVQTALGKIRRGTRVRGEQIDLLKEHIANSPYPAIVCGDFNDLPYSYTYFRLKKQMLSAFEEAGNGFGFTYNGKLFFLRLDNQFYDPVFQIHHFETLRSVPYSEHFPIEGTYSLPAG, encoded by the coding sequence TTGGGCGCTTCTTACGTAGAGTCTAAAGAGCAGAGCAGCCGGGGAGCCATTTTTTACAACGCTACCAGCATTTCCGTAAAGATTTATTCGACTATGTTCTCGAACGCCGTTTACGTCCGCAAAAGGTCGGTCTATCACGGGTTACTCTTCCTGACGGTGTTGTCGACGGTCGCTACGCTGGCCTCGTACTACTTTACGCACATTTCGCCGCAGGTATTCTGGCCGGGCGCGTTTTTGTCGCTGGGCCTGCCCATGCTGCTGGGGTTCAACCTTCTGCTGATTTTGCTGTGGCTGATGGTACGCCCTTCGCTGGCGGTGTGGCCGCTCGGGCTGCTCATTGCAGGCGCGCCGTTCATCTCGGCAACCGTGTCGATTCGCCCGGCAGAACTGCCCCCGGTCACCGACAGTAGCCGGACCTTCAACGTGTTGAGTTACAACGTCAGTACGTTCATTTCGGGGCGGCACTACTTAAAGTACATCGGCAAAGAAAACGCCCTCCCGATGGTGGAGTGGGTCACCAACAGCAAGGCGGACATCCTCTGCCTGCAGGAATTTTACAACAACGACTCGTCGTCGATTTACAACACCGTCGAGCGGCTGATCAGCAGCGGGCGGCCTTACTACTACATGACGCCCATCAAAAACTACCAGGACGAAGGCGGCTTCCACAGCGTGGCCATCTTCTCGCGGTATCCAATTGTGCGCGGGGGCGACGTAATTGTCGGGAAGCAGAGCGACCTGAACCGGGGGCTGTTCGCCGACATCAAAGTCGCCAACGACACGGTGCGCGTGTACAGCCTTCACCTGGAATCGATGACGATCAACGAAGCATCGCTGTTTTCGGCCAACTCGTCCGAAAAGTGGTTGCAGAGCGTACAGACGGCGCTGGGAAAAATCCGGCGGGGCACCCGCGTGCGGGGCGAACAGATCGACCTGTTGAAGGAACACATCGCCAACAGTCCTTATCCGGCCATTGTGTGCGGCGACTTTAACGACCTCCCCTACTCGTACACCTATTTCCGGCTCAAAAAGCAGATGCTGAGCGCCTTCGAGGAGGCGGGTAACGGCTTTGGTTTTACCTACAACGGCAAGTTGTTTTTTCTACGACTCGACAATCAGTTCTACGACCCGGTCTTCCAGATTCACCATTTTGAAACCCTGCGGTCGGTGCCCTACTCCGAGCATTTTCCGATTGAGGGGACCTACTCGCTTCCCGCCGGGTAA
- a CDS encoding endonuclease/exonuclease/phosphatase family protein, producing the protein MTTLNVVLLVVTFLAYLASYINPERAWWAGFMALAIPITLVLNVIFALYWLVTRPLRALYSVAVLLLGYRFIQATIAFSPQDEDAPPPDFTVMTYNVRAFNLYHSASSEEMIRWVSQTRADIVCLQEFYNQNGSDKFSAIARISHGPLNHYYFSPWVTTKRKGQFGMAIFSTHPIIYQGTLELSKATNNQIIYADIRLPKGMVRVYNIHLQSMRISAEELNLDVSEEEMRKHASSVTDKLRGGFEERGRQMRALEESIKTSPYPVLVCGDLNDLPYSHTYYRLNNELQNAFEKAGHGLGVSYAGNLPFLRIDNQFADQRFNVVGYETFYNAIWSDHYPVKAAYTFKSAREN; encoded by the coding sequence ATGACCACCTTGAACGTAGTGCTTTTGGTCGTTACGTTCCTGGCTTACCTTGCTTCGTATATCAACCCGGAACGCGCCTGGTGGGCCGGGTTCATGGCCCTGGCGATTCCTATTACGCTGGTGCTAAACGTCATTTTTGCGCTCTATTGGCTGGTGACCCGCCCACTGCGGGCGTTGTACTCGGTGGCGGTGCTGCTGTTAGGTTACCGGTTTATTCAGGCTACCATCGCCTTTTCCCCACAGGACGAAGACGCCCCGCCGCCCGACTTTACGGTGATGACCTACAACGTACGGGCGTTTAACCTGTACCACAGTGCTTCGTCGGAAGAGATGATCCGGTGGGTCAGCCAGACCCGTGCCGATATCGTGTGCCTGCAGGAATTTTATAACCAGAACGGCTCCGACAAGTTCAGCGCCATCGCGCGCATCAGCCACGGTCCGCTGAACCACTACTATTTTTCGCCGTGGGTCACCACCAAGCGGAAAGGGCAGTTCGGCATGGCGATTTTCAGTACACATCCCATTATTTACCAGGGCACGTTGGAACTGAGCAAAGCCACCAACAATCAGATCATCTACGCCGACATCCGCCTGCCGAAGGGCATGGTGCGGGTGTACAACATCCACCTGCAATCTATGCGCATCAGCGCCGAAGAACTAAATCTGGATGTGTCGGAAGAAGAAATGCGCAAACACGCCTCCAGTGTGACCGATAAATTGCGCGGCGGATTCGAAGAACGCGGGCGGCAGATGCGGGCGCTGGAAGAAAGCATCAAAACCAGTCCTTATCCGGTGCTGGTCTGCGGCGACCTGAACGATCTGCCGTACAGCCACACGTACTACCGACTCAACAACGAACTGCAAAACGCATTCGAAAAGGCCGGACACGGGCTCGGCGTTTCTTACGCGGGCAACCTGCCTTTTTTACGGATCGACAACCAGTTTGCCGACCAGCGTTTCAACGTAGTGGGGTACGAGACTTTTTATAATGCTATCTGGTCCGACCATTATCCAGTGAAGGCGGCCTATACCTTTAAATCTGCCCGGGAAAATTAA
- a CDS encoding PQQ-dependent sugar dehydrogenase, with amino-acid sequence MYRLFLLLLVLGCTPHAQAQYELRDAFPELTFDLPVDIVAVPGEEDRLAVVEKPGRIVVFANDAATSATQTLLDITPQVNSSPNEAGLLGLAFHPDFATNGYFYVNYTTGNLATRISRFQAGAEGTAAASSETILITFPQPFENHNAGCLRFGPDSYLYIATGDGGSGGDPQNNGQNRKSILGKMLRIDVNQTEGERPYAIPADNPYAGNNEGFLPEIYAYGLRNPWKFYPDPETGTLWVADVGQNKIEEIDRVEKGGNYGWRLMEASACYNPSTCDTAGLNLRLPVWEYSHDQGDVSITGGMVYRGQAAPSLQGKYIYGDYVSGRIWSLDAVAVSDTSPFLLKMNGNISTFGLDAAGELYVANYRQGKLYQLVEVTPTPSRSSMTPLDFSVQPNPGGAAFQFTINTQATDKATLQLFDHQGRHVDTLFRNERVTPGTRQVDYAARHLPSGVYIAQLTTSSGLQTLRLVRQ; translated from the coding sequence ATGTACCGACTTTTTCTCCTTCTGCTGGTGTTGGGCTGCACCCCGCACGCACAAGCGCAATACGAACTTCGTGATGCCTTCCCCGAGCTTACCTTCGACTTGCCGGTCGACATCGTAGCGGTACCCGGGGAAGAGGATCGTCTGGCGGTGGTCGAAAAGCCCGGCCGGATTGTAGTGTTTGCCAACGATGCGGCCACGAGCGCCACGCAAACGTTGCTCGACATCACGCCCCAGGTCAACTCTTCTCCGAACGAGGCGGGCTTGCTGGGGCTGGCGTTCCATCCGGACTTTGCCACCAACGGCTATTTCTACGTGAACTACACCACAGGCAACTTGGCGACGCGCATCTCTCGCTTTCAGGCCGGTGCGGAAGGCACCGCCGCCGCTTCGTCGGAAACCATTTTAATTACGTTTCCGCAGCCGTTCGAAAACCACAACGCCGGATGCCTGCGGTTCGGCCCCGACAGCTACCTCTACATCGCGACGGGCGACGGCGGTAGCGGGGGCGATCCTCAGAACAACGGACAAAACCGAAAGTCGATCCTGGGGAAAATGCTGCGCATTGACGTCAATCAGACAGAAGGAGAACGGCCCTACGCCATTCCGGCCGACAATCCTTATGCTGGCAATAACGAAGGGTTTCTGCCGGAAATCTATGCCTACGGCTTGCGTAATCCCTGGAAGTTTTATCCCGATCCGGAAACCGGTACGCTGTGGGTAGCCGACGTAGGCCAGAACAAAATCGAAGAAATCGATCGGGTGGAGAAAGGCGGGAATTACGGTTGGCGGTTGATGGAAGCGTCGGCGTGTTACAACCCCTCTACCTGCGACACAGCGGGGCTCAACCTGCGTTTGCCCGTCTGGGAGTATTCCCACGACCAGGGTGATGTGTCGATCACAGGCGGGATGGTGTACCGGGGTCAGGCGGCGCCCAGTCTGCAGGGAAAGTACATTTACGGTGACTACGTCAGCGGTCGCATCTGGTCGCTCGACGCCGTAGCGGTGTCTGATACGAGCCCGTTCCTTTTGAAGATGAACGGTAACATTTCCACCTTCGGCCTCGATGCCGCCGGCGAACTGTACGTAGCCAACTACCGCCAGGGTAAACTGTATCAGCTCGTAGAGGTCACTCCTACGCCATCGCGTTCTTCCATGACGCCCCTTGATTTCTCGGTGCAGCCCAACCCCGGCGGGGCGGCCTTTCAGTTTACCATCAACACCCAGGCTACCGACAAAGCAACGTTGCAGCTTTTCGACCATCAGGGACGGCACGTCGACACCTTGTTCCGCAACGAACGCGTCACGCCCGGTACACGCCAGGTCGATTATGCAGCCCGTCACTTGCCTTCAGGAGTGTACATCGCCCAACTAACTACCTCGTCCGGGTTGCAGACCCTGCGATTGGTCCGACAATAA
- a CDS encoding DUF4235 domain-containing protein encodes MSTHEIAWGLAKAGTVALTSVVVHKLLDEAYAVIQKDHPPKNPDSPDTDWKEAVIWTISSAVLAGVTSVLMRRELARGWVKLTGSMPPGMEE; translated from the coding sequence ATGTCTACACACGAAATTGCCTGGGGGTTGGCCAAGGCCGGCACCGTGGCCCTGACCAGCGTAGTGGTGCACAAGTTACTCGACGAGGCCTACGCAGTAATCCAGAAAGATCATCCCCCTAAAAATCCGGACTCGCCCGATACCGACTGGAAAGAAGCCGTGATCTGGACCATTTCGTCGGCGGTGCTGGCGGGGGTGACCAGCGTGCTGATGCGACGCGAGTTGGCGCGGGGATGGGTCAAACTGACGGGGTCCATGCCCCCCGGTATGGAAGAATAA
- a CDS encoding DUF4112 domain-containing protein: MEPLTYKKPHTASSRHTRTAGGPSALRHLGWIEKTTKLLDTAFRIPGTNFRFGLDPLLGLIPGAGDLISFGFSGALLLAMARHGASQKLVIKMLGNILLDATIGAIPILGDIFDATYKANYRNLQLLREYHEEGKHQGSGKGILVIAGLGLLGILALIVWGIWEIAEAIFS, from the coding sequence ATGGAACCGTTGACATACAAAAAACCACATACCGCTTCTTCCCGACACACGCGTACGGCAGGAGGCCCCTCGGCCCTGCGTCACCTGGGCTGGATCGAGAAAACGACCAAGTTGCTCGACACGGCGTTTCGCATTCCCGGGACCAATTTTCGCTTTGGGCTAGATCCACTTCTGGGGCTGATTCCGGGAGCCGGCGATCTGATTTCGTTCGGCTTTTCGGGCGCACTGCTGCTGGCGATGGCCCGGCACGGAGCCAGCCAGAAACTGGTCATCAAAATGCTGGGCAACATTCTGCTCGACGCGACCATCGGTGCCATTCCGATCCTGGGCGATATTTTCGATGCGACCTACAAAGCCAACTACCGCAACCTGCAGCTGTTGCGCGAATACCACGAGGAAGGCAAGCACCAAGGCAGTGGCAAAGGCATTCTCGTCATTGCGGGCCTCGGCCTCCTGGGCATTCTGGCGCTGATCGTCTGGGGCATCTGGGAAATAGCCGAAGCGATTTTCAGCTAA
- a CDS encoding S-adenosylmethionine:tRNA ribosyltransferase-isomerase, with the protein MGIPPLVLSDYQYELPDERIARFPLTPRDASKLLVYRQGTLTHHTFRDLDALLPAQTLLVFNDTKVIPARLFFHRTTGAQIEVFLLHPQEPSPVMSEAMQQTDTCTWQAMVGNRKRWKAGEVLEKTWETPQGTITLRAEQAGADRVTFHWTPATLTFAEVLTASGEMPLPPYLKRSVTEQDRTQYQTVYSKQEGAVAAPTAGLHFTPEVLARLQTRGIALDFLTLHVSAGTFQPIKTELVTEHAMHREQVELSRQNLLHLQQHLGHIVAVGTTSMRTLESLYWFGVKLLHDPQSTFSIDQQLAYSIPATQQPSAAEALRAVEAYLDRTRQEILRGETGIYIHPGYDFKLCRGLITNYHQPGSTLILLVAAFVGADWRRIYDEALQHDYRFLSFGDSSLLLPNG; encoded by the coding sequence ATGGGGATTCCCCCTCTGGTTCTATCCGATTACCAGTACGAACTGCCTGACGAACGCATCGCCCGGTTTCCCCTGACGCCGCGCGATGCGTCCAAGTTGCTGGTCTATCGGCAAGGGACCCTCACCCACCACACATTTCGCGACCTGGACGCGCTGCTTCCCGCACAGACGCTGCTGGTGTTTAACGACACCAAGGTCATTCCGGCACGGTTGTTTTTTCATCGGACTACGGGCGCGCAGATCGAAGTATTTCTGCTGCATCCGCAGGAACCCAGTCCGGTGATGAGCGAAGCCATGCAACAGACCGACACCTGCACCTGGCAGGCGATGGTGGGCAACCGCAAGCGCTGGAAGGCGGGCGAAGTGCTGGAAAAAACGTGGGAAACGCCGCAAGGCACCATTACGCTTCGGGCCGAACAGGCCGGGGCCGATCGCGTTACGTTTCACTGGACCCCTGCAACGCTCACTTTTGCCGAAGTGTTGACGGCTTCGGGCGAGATGCCACTCCCCCCCTACCTGAAACGGTCGGTGACCGAACAGGACCGGACGCAGTACCAGACGGTCTACTCGAAACAGGAAGGGGCCGTGGCGGCTCCGACGGCCGGACTGCACTTCACGCCCGAGGTGCTGGCCCGGTTGCAGACCCGCGGCATTGCGCTGGACTTCCTGACGCTGCACGTCAGTGCCGGGACGTTTCAGCCCATCAAAACCGAACTCGTTACCGAGCACGCCATGCACCGCGAGCAGGTAGAACTGAGTCGACAGAATCTATTGCATTTGCAGCAGCACCTGGGGCACATCGTTGCCGTGGGCACAACTTCCATGCGGACGCTCGAAAGTTTGTATTGGTTCGGGGTGAAACTCCTGCACGATCCCCAAAGCACGTTTAGCATCGACCAGCAACTGGCCTACTCGATTCCGGCCACGCAACAGCCTTCCGCAGCCGAAGCGTTGCGGGCGGTGGAAGCTTACCTGGACCGCACGAGACAGGAAATTTTGCGGGGCGAAACGGGCATCTACATCCACCCGGGCTACGACTTCAAGCTCTGCCGGGGACTTATCACCAACTATCACCAGCCGGGGTCTACGCTCATTCTGCTGGTCGCCGCTTTTGTCGGAGCCGACTGGCGGCGCATTTACGACGAAGCGCTCCAACACGACTACCGGTTTCTCAGCTTCGGCGACTCGTCGCTGCTGCTGCCCAACGGCTAG
- a CDS encoding inorganic diphosphatase, which produces MDTTQKVSLDVLIEIPKGSRNKYEYDHTLNMIRFDRKLFSPVHYPTDYGFFPNTLGEDGDPLDAMVLVTAPTFPGCLIEVRPVAMLKMFDEKGPDAKILCVPVTDPHWSHVKDMKTVNPHMIVEIGHFFQVYKDLEKKKVGIEGWHDVDVAIEEIKQAQIRFKEQGH; this is translated from the coding sequence ATGGATACAACACAAAAAGTTTCGCTGGACGTACTCATTGAAATTCCGAAAGGAAGTCGCAACAAATACGAGTATGATCACACGCTGAACATGATCCGGTTCGACCGGAAGCTCTTTTCGCCAGTGCATTACCCGACCGACTATGGCTTTTTCCCCAACACCTTGGGAGAAGACGGCGATCCGCTCGACGCGATGGTGCTGGTCACGGCACCGACGTTCCCGGGCTGTCTGATCGAAGTACGGCCGGTCGCCATGCTGAAAATGTTCGACGAAAAAGGCCCAGATGCCAAAATTCTGTGCGTTCCGGTAACCGACCCACACTGGAGCCACGTGAAAGACATGAAGACTGTCAACCCGCACATGATTGTGGAGATCGGCCATTTCTTCCAGGTGTATAAAGATCTGGAAAAGAAGAAAGTAGGTATTGAAGGATGGCACGACGTAGACGTCGCGATCGAAGAGATCAAACAAGCTCAGATCCGCTTTAAGGAACAGGGCCATTAA
- a CDS encoding NAD(P)H-dependent oxidoreductase, producing MQVFIVYAHPEPQSFNGALLHQAQTTLAQRGHEVTVSDLYALKFDPTAGRHDFTTVADPERFRYQAEQKHAAQHQGFVETIRQEHEKLAAADVVIFQFPLWWFGFPAILKGWVDRVLSYGVAYGAPAGGSYKTGPYRGKRAMLSLTTGSAELTFVAGGRHGDLNTLLFPIQHGILHFTGMDVLPPFVAWAPQHATDEERQRYLALYAHRLKLIDRTPPLYAFR from the coding sequence ATGCAGGTTTTTATTGTTTACGCCCATCCTGAACCTCAGTCGTTTAACGGCGCTTTGCTGCACCAGGCACAGACTACGCTTGCCCAGCGCGGCCACGAGGTAACTGTCTCCGATTTGTACGCGCTGAAATTCGACCCTACGGCCGGCCGACACGATTTTACGACCGTGGCCGATCCGGAGCGATTTCGATACCAGGCCGAACAGAAACATGCGGCCCAGCACCAGGGATTTGTCGAGACCATTCGGCAGGAGCACGAAAAGCTTGCCGCCGCCGATGTGGTGATCTTCCAGTTTCCGCTCTGGTGGTTCGGCTTCCCCGCCATCTTGAAGGGATGGGTCGACCGCGTGTTGTCCTACGGTGTGGCCTACGGTGCGCCTGCCGGTGGGTCTTACAAGACGGGCCCGTACCGAGGCAAGCGTGCTATGCTCAGCCTGACGACGGGCAGCGCCGAACTCACTTTTGTGGCAGGCGGACGCCACGGTGACCTGAATACGCTGCTGTTTCCGATTCAGCACGGCATTCTACACTTTACCGGTATGGACGTGTTGCCACCGTTCGTAGCGTGGGCACCTCAGCACGCTACCGACGAAGAGCGGCAACGTTATCTGGCGCTGTATGCACATCGACTGAAGTTGATCGACCGCACGCCGCCGTTGTACGCGTTTCGATAA
- a CDS encoding porin family protein yields the protein MKNRHTLGMLMGLLLVAYLAPVAANAQDGDAKFGLKGGLNLSNFYNASENVTDQNLQLGYHAGLFAKVPLVAGLSLQPEALLTTTGTKRDYEFGGGGLLTPGASTIRLNLTYLQVPLLAVVNLGENVNLHAGPYVAYLLGANVSNDSENDSYDTVDEIDRGDFNDLDFGVAAGIGFELDPLVIGLRYNYGLRDVGNGSGIAGELTEDSRNSSFQLSLGFGF from the coding sequence ATGAAGAATAGACACACGTTAGGAATGCTGATGGGCCTGTTGCTTGTGGCTTACCTCGCGCCTGTAGCCGCAAATGCACAAGACGGCGACGCTAAATTTGGACTAAAAGGCGGCTTGAACCTGTCGAATTTTTACAACGCCAGCGAAAACGTCACGGACCAAAACCTACAGCTAGGCTACCATGCGGGCCTGTTTGCGAAGGTGCCGTTGGTGGCGGGGCTTTCGCTTCAGCCGGAAGCGTTGCTGACTACGACCGGCACCAAGCGCGATTATGAGTTTGGCGGGGGCGGTTTGCTGACGCCGGGAGCCAGCACCATTCGCCTGAATCTCACCTATCTGCAAGTGCCCCTGTTGGCCGTGGTCAACCTGGGCGAGAACGTCAACCTGCACGCCGGGCCGTACGTGGCCTACCTGTTGGGTGCCAACGTCTCCAACGATTCAGAGAACGACAGTTACGATACGGTCGATGAAATTGACCGCGGCGATTTTAACGACCTGGATTTTGGCGTTGCGGCGGGTATCGGATTTGAACTGGACCCGCTGGTGATCGGCCTGCGCTATAACTATGGCTTGCGCGATGTAGGGAACGGCAGTGGCATTGCCGGAGAACTGACGGAAGATTCGCGCAACTCTTCGTTCCAGCTCTCGTTGGGCTTCGGTTTCTAA
- a CDS encoding DUF3127 domain-containing protein — translation MSLEINGKVVEVMQPVSGNGRNGTWTKQEFVIETQGQYPKKVCFTSWGDRTDVVKNLSPGQDVTVSFDPESREYNGRWYTDLKAWKIEQGGGGRGPMDNPGAAAGEDLPSYELPSGGDAGTDDLPF, via the coding sequence ATGAGCCTGGAAATTAACGGAAAGGTCGTAGAAGTGATGCAGCCGGTCAGCGGTAATGGCCGCAATGGCACGTGGACCAAACAGGAATTTGTGATCGAAACGCAGGGACAGTATCCCAAAAAAGTATGCTTCACCAGCTGGGGCGACCGCACCGACGTGGTGAAAAACTTATCGCCCGGGCAGGATGTCACCGTTTCGTTCGATCCTGAGTCGCGTGAGTACAACGGCCGCTGGTACACCGACCTGAAAGCCTGGAAAATCGAACAGGGCGGCGGCGGACGCGGCCCGATGGATAACCCGGGTGCCGCTGCAGGCGAAGACCTTCCGTCGTACGAGCTGCCTTCGGGTGGCGATGCCGGAACCGACGATTTACCATTCTAA